One Faecalicatena sp. Marseille-Q4148 DNA window includes the following coding sequences:
- a CDS encoding DNA topoisomerase 3, with amino-acid sequence MKLVIAEKPSVAMSLAAVLGATERKDGYLEGSGYLVSWCVGHLLELAQPEAYKEQYAKWRYEDLPILPENWKYEVPKDKKTQLALLCRLMKDKRVDSVVCATDAGREGELIFRLVYEYAGCNKPMERLWISSMEDAAIREGFDHLRPGSDYDKLYDAAVCRAGADWLIGINATRLFSILYGVTLNVGRVMSPTLALLVQRESDIESFISKPFYVPEITCGGFTASGEKMTERSEAEKIRMDCDHNSAFVRSVEKQVKTIQPPRLYDLTTLQRECNRIYGYTAQQTLDYVQSLYEKKLATYPRTDSQYLTKDMQATAASLILWLRDNMPFGKGCAGEPDIDRVTDDSKVTDHHAIIPTVEIARTDLSELPSGERDVLTLLAVRLLCATTQANRFEAVTAILDCQGYTFTAKGKTILQSGWKEVERIHRMSIRQSETEHRENEDAALPVLKEGQTFETVSASLREGKTSPPKHYTEDTLLSAMETAGAEDMPEDAERKGLGTPATRAATLEKLVSAGFVQRKKKQLIPTEKGRNLIAVLPDNIKSPILTAEWESMLKQVEHGELSATSFMDQIADMSRTLVKEHTAPEERFVDLFPSSRGTTHEAVGVCPRCGAPVYEGKKGFFCDNRECSFALWKDNRFFSSKKKSITKSVAAALLKEGRISMSGLYSEKTGKTYDAEVILDDTGGKYVNFKLEFPVKKGRRK; translated from the coding sequence ATGAAACTTGTGATTGCAGAAAAGCCCTCTGTTGCTATGTCACTGGCAGCAGTATTAGGCGCAACGGAAAGAAAAGACGGTTATCTCGAAGGTTCCGGCTATCTGGTGAGCTGGTGCGTGGGACATCTTTTGGAACTGGCACAGCCGGAGGCTTACAAAGAACAGTATGCCAAATGGCGGTATGAGGACCTTCCGATCCTACCGGAAAACTGGAAATATGAAGTTCCAAAGGATAAGAAAACGCAGCTTGCTCTTTTGTGCCGGCTGATGAAGGACAAACGGGTTGATTCCGTAGTATGCGCTACGGATGCCGGGCGTGAAGGAGAGCTGATCTTCCGTCTGGTCTATGAATATGCCGGATGCAATAAGCCTATGGAACGCCTTTGGATTTCCAGTATGGAGGATGCGGCAATCCGTGAGGGTTTTGACCATCTCCGTCCCGGCAGTGATTACGATAAGCTCTATGATGCGGCAGTATGCCGGGCAGGAGCCGACTGGCTGATCGGGATCAATGCCACCCGGCTTTTTTCTATCCTGTATGGTGTCACACTAAATGTCGGCCGTGTTATGTCACCGACGCTGGCACTTTTGGTACAGCGTGAGTCGGATATTGAATCCTTCATCAGTAAGCCTTTTTATGTGCCGGAAATCACCTGCGGAGGTTTTACTGCTTCCGGCGAAAAAATGACGGAACGATCCGAGGCTGAAAAAATCCGTATGGACTGTGACCACAACTCCGCTTTTGTGCGTTCTGTGGAAAAGCAGGTAAAAACCATACAGCCTCCCCGCCTTTATGACCTTACAACTCTGCAAAGGGAATGTAACCGTATTTATGGCTATACGGCTCAACAGACCCTTGATTATGTGCAATCTCTCTATGAAAAGAAGCTGGCAACCTATCCGAGAACGGACAGCCAGTATTTGACGAAGGACATGCAGGCAACCGCCGCTTCCCTGATCCTATGGCTACGTGACAATATGCCCTTTGGAAAAGGCTGCGCCGGAGAGCCGGACATTGACCGGGTAACAGACGACAGCAAAGTGACCGACCACCATGCCATCATCCCAACTGTGGAGATTGCACGGACAGACCTGTCAGAGCTTCCTTCCGGGGAGCGGGATGTGCTTACCCTGCTTGCCGTCAGACTGCTTTGTGCCACAACGCAGGCAAACCGGTTTGAAGCGGTCACCGCTATATTGGACTGCCAGGGATATACTTTTACGGCAAAAGGAAAGACCATCTTACAGTCCGGCTGGAAAGAGGTGGAACGGATTCACCGTATGAGTATCAGGCAGAGTGAAACGGAACACAGAGAAAATGAAGATGCCGCTCTCCCTGTGCTGAAGGAAGGACAGACTTTTGAAACTGTATCAGCAAGTCTCCGTGAAGGGAAAACTTCACCGCCGAAACACTATACGGAGGACACCCTGCTATCCGCTATGGAGACCGCCGGTGCGGAAGATATGCCGGAAGATGCCGAGCGTAAAGGATTGGGTACTCCGGCTACCCGTGCGGCAACACTGGAAAAGCTGGTTTCCGCCGGATTTGTACAGAGAAAGAAAAAGCAGCTCATTCCGACGGAAAAAGGAAGGAACCTGATCGCAGTCCTGCCGGACAATATCAAATCTCCCATTTTAACTGCAGAATGGGAATCCATGCTGAAACAAGTGGAACATGGCGAACTGTCGGCAACGTCTTTTATGGATCAGATTGCAGATATGAGCCGGACGCTGGTAAAAGAACATACTGCCCCGGAGGAACGTTTTGTGGATCTGTTCCCTTCTTCCAGAGGAACTACACATGAAGCCGTGGGGGTATGTCCTCGCTGCGGAGCCCCGGTATATGAAGGAAAGAAAGGTTTTTTCTGCGACAACAGGGAATGTTCTTTTGCTCTTTGGAAAGATAACCGTTTCTTTTCCAGCAAGAAAAAGTCCATCACAAAGTCTGTGGCAGCGGCTCTTTTGAAAGAGGGCCGTATTTCTATGTCCGGGCTTTACAGTGAAAAAACAGGAAAGACCTATGATGCGGAAGTGATCCTGGATGATACCGGCGGTAAATATGTGAATTTCAAGTTGGAATTTCCCGTAAAGAAAGGCAGGCGTAAATGA
- a CDS encoding DUF1273 family protein — MKGKTCCVTGYRDLPQNEINKIKAALEHEIDAAVTDGFTCFMSGFADGVDQYFAELVLERKQTNPALELIAVIPYRKRLDSLNKKTRTRELLEACADVVVIQEKYLPSVYSHRNRYMVEHSDRVIAVYDGRETGGTAKTIRFTHRMKKELREIPVGEIVLPDHLKPKIK; from the coding sequence ATGAAAGGAAAGACTTGCTGTGTTACCGGATACAGGGATCTACCGCAGAATGAGATCAACAAAATAAAAGCCGCTTTGGAACATGAGATCGATGCTGCCGTTACAGATGGATTCACCTGTTTTATGAGTGGCTTTGCAGATGGCGTGGATCAGTATTTTGCAGAGCTGGTGTTGGAAAGAAAGCAGACTAATCCGGCGCTGGAGCTGATCGCAGTGATCCCTTACCGCAAACGTCTGGACAGCCTGAATAAGAAAACAAGAACCCGTGAACTGCTGGAGGCTTGTGCGGATGTTGTTGTCATACAGGAAAAATATCTCCCAAGCGTCTACTCCCACAGAAACCGCTATATGGTGGAGCACTCCGACCGAGTGATCGCTGTCTATGACGGACGGGAAACCGGCGGTACGGCAAAGACGATCCGCTTCACCCACCGGATGAAAAAGGAACTGCGGGAAATCCCGGTTGGAGAGATCGTCCTGCCGGACCATTTGAAGCCAAAAATAAAATAG
- a CDS encoding helix-turn-helix transcriptional regulator translates to MYEDFVPERLARLRTQKGVSARDMSLSLGQANNYINNIENKKSLPAMQSFFYICEYLGVTPQEFFDEGNTYPETLKEFIAEARQLDPQSMQYILGIMKELNSRK, encoded by the coding sequence ATGTATGAAGATTTTGTCCCGGAACGATTAGCGAGGCTGCGGACACAAAAAGGAGTTTCCGCACGCGATATGTCTTTATCGTTAGGTCAGGCAAACAACTACATCAATAATATTGAGAATAAAAAGTCACTTCCCGCTATGCAGTCTTTTTTCTACATCTGCGAATATCTGGGTGTGACTCCGCAGGAATTCTTTGATGAAGGAAATACCTACCCGGAAACCTTGAAGGAATTCATTGCAGAGGCAAGACAGCTTGATCCTCAATCCATGCAATATATCCTCGGTATTATGAAAGAACTCAATAGCAGAAAGTAA
- a CDS encoding relaxase/mobilization nuclease domain-containing protein, producing MATTRLMPLHVGKGRDISTAIADIIDYVENPQKTDFGKFIYGYECDTRLADAEFLLSKRQYANLTGRNQGADDVIAYHLRQAFKPGEVTPEEANQIGRELALKLTKGNHAFVVCTHVDKHHVHNHIIINSTTLDCQKKFRNFWGSTWAIRRMNDKLCLEHGLSIVENPKPSREHYGTWLGNKKQPSFQEQIRIAIDAALEEKPKDFEELLKKLEAAGIEVNRERKHLRFRVPGQENYTRCDTLKGDYTEQAIKERIAGTRAVKSRHASSKKPVSKVGLLVDIEAAIRSGKGPGYERWAKVFNLKQLSQAVLYLKEHGDMGYEDLLEKANAATTNFNTLSVQIKDLESRMNANAELQKQIVNYAKTRAVYVEYRKAGYSKKYRTAHESEILLHQAAKNHFDELGIKKLPSVKSLREEYTNLLEQKRKAYSAYKQAKNDMKELHNVRANVEYLLEISSPPQPQRSTEKSRQ from the coding sequence ATAGCGACCACAAGACTGATGCCTCTGCATGTAGGAAAAGGTCGGGACATCTCTACTGCGATTGCAGATATTATTGATTATGTAGAAAATCCGCAGAAAACCGATTTTGGAAAATTCATTTATGGCTATGAGTGTGATACCCGGCTTGCTGATGCAGAGTTCCTTCTGTCCAAACGACAGTATGCAAATCTAACCGGCAGAAATCAGGGTGCGGATGATGTGATCGCCTACCATCTCCGTCAGGCATTTAAGCCCGGCGAAGTTACGCCGGAAGAAGCCAATCAGATCGGCAGGGAGCTGGCGCTAAAACTCACAAAAGGAAACCATGCCTTTGTCGTCTGTACCCATGTAGATAAGCACCATGTCCATAATCACATCATTATCAACTCTACTACACTGGACTGTCAGAAAAAATTTCGCAACTTCTGGGGCTCTACCTGGGCAATCCGGCGAATGAATGACAAGCTGTGTTTGGAGCATGGACTTTCGATTGTTGAAAATCCAAAACCCAGCCGGGAGCATTATGGCACATGGCTGGGAAATAAAAAGCAGCCTTCCTTTCAGGAGCAGATACGCATTGCTATTGATGCTGCATTAGAGGAAAAGCCAAAAGATTTTGAGGAACTTCTAAAGAAGCTGGAGGCTGCCGGGATTGAAGTTAACCGTGAAAGAAAACATCTTCGGTTCCGAGTTCCGGGACAGGAAAATTATACCCGATGCGATACGCTCAAAGGCGATTATACAGAACAGGCCATCAAAGAACGGATTGCCGGTACACGGGCAGTAAAATCCCGCCATGCTTCTTCAAAAAAACCGGTTTCCAAAGTTGGATTGCTGGTTGATATTGAAGCTGCGATCCGTTCCGGCAAAGGTCCCGGTTATGAGCGTTGGGCAAAAGTGTTCAACTTAAAACAGCTTTCTCAGGCAGTGCTCTACTTAAAAGAACATGGCGATATGGGTTATGAGGATCTTCTGGAAAAAGCCAACGCCGCTACCACTAATTTCAATACCTTATCCGTTCAAATTAAAGATTTAGAGTCAAGAATGAACGCCAATGCTGAGCTGCAAAAGCAGATCGTAAACTATGCAAAAACGCGGGCTGTCTATGTAGAATATCGCAAAGCCGGGTACAGCAAAAAATACCGAACAGCACATGAGTCTGAAATTCTGCTGCACCAGGCGGCAAAGAATCATTTTGACGAGTTGGGAATCAAAAAGCTCCCCTCTGTCAAATCTCTCCGGGAGGAATACACCAATCTTCTGGAACAAAAACGGAAAGCCTATTCTGCCTATAAGCAGGCCAAAAATGATATGAAAGAACTTCATAATGTTCGGGCTAATGTGGAATATCTATTGGAGATTTCTTCCCCGCCACAACCGCAGCGCAGCACAGAAAAATCCCGTCAATAA
- a CDS encoding DUF4316 domain-containing protein, with the protein MEKKLTYGVWAVRSSTSIFGPAQSWCKENGKPLEFDSKADAENYAKEANEHTTANVRYYVKEKEPEPGAVRKGTSQPELDARSHEEVTPRNDAAEKQNEIPGRQIPSQTDPLVEIRSAVHSNYAGMVAMLGADNRVYLGREERCHYQDMQPSYYDNQDGSLCFVCDQPDMYYFLYGEGWAHTQAEMLERGLTLRQYEEFARLQNGILAQFTTQREILFAGQPFQAPESYLRNAELYEEGQTGNYNMLDGRLNNEPPVRPDLTDGQTDEEIRELVPEAKPSLMDRLKADKPEHEARQMIPPVPEREL; encoded by the coding sequence ATGGAAAAGAAACTGACCTATGGTGTATGGGCGGTACGAAGCAGCACTTCTATTTTCGGACCAGCACAAAGCTGGTGCAAGGAAAATGGAAAACCGTTGGAATTTGATAGCAAAGCCGATGCTGAAAACTATGCAAAGGAAGCCAACGAGCATACGACGGCAAATGTCCGATACTATGTGAAAGAAAAAGAACCGGAACCCGGTGCTGTTCGGAAAGGAACATCTCAACCGGAGCTGGATGCACGCAGCCATGAAGAAGTGACACCAAGAAATGATGCAGCGGAAAAACAAAATGAGATTCCGGGCAGACAGATTCCTTCTCAAACAGATCCGCTGGTAGAAATCCGCTCTGCGGTTCATAGTAATTACGCAGGCATGGTCGCTATGCTGGGTGCAGACAACCGTGTATATTTGGGGCGTGAGGAACGCTGCCATTATCAGGATATGCAGCCATCTTACTATGACAATCAGGACGGGTCCCTGTGCTTTGTCTGTGATCAACCCGACATGTATTATTTTCTTTATGGAGAAGGCTGGGCGCATACCCAGGCGGAAATGCTGGAACGAGGGCTTACCCTGCGCCAGTATGAAGAATTTGCAAGACTGCAAAATGGGATCCTTGCACAGTTTACCACCCAAAGAGAAATCCTGTTTGCCGGACAGCCGTTTCAGGCGCCGGAAAGTTATCTTCGCAATGCGGAACTTTATGAGGAAGGCCAGACCGGCAACTACAATATGCTGGATGGCAGGCTGAACAACGAACCTCCTGTGCGCCCGGATCTGACAGACGGACAGACGGATGAAGAAATCCGGGAGTTGGTGCCGGAAGCAAAGCCGTCTTTGATGGACCGTTTGAAAGCAGACAAACCGGAGCATGAAGCAAGGCAGATGATCCCTCCTGTGCCGGAAAGGGAACTCTGA
- a CDS encoding DUF3789 domain-containing protein, which produces MWNLISHFLTFAGGMASGVMLMCLMQVAKKNTEYSKTKQSANLSE; this is translated from the coding sequence ATGTGGAACCTGATTTCACATTTTCTTACCTTTGCCGGAGGAATGGCTTCCGGTGTTATGCTGATGTGTCTTATGCAGGTCGCAAAAAAGAACACGGAATATTCAAAAACCAAACAAAGCGCAAATCTGTCCGAATAA
- a CDS encoding cysteine-rich VLP domain-containing protein, with translation MAERELNRSERAAIRKLVTELCANYDSQDKICLPLDSSCYMLNKWWTGAYCRYFEKAVLPVDAALESTITGEDTSMRQKICPVCGKAYLPTTSQAYCSDACRIYARRKSERERKRRKRQNQP, from the coding sequence ATGGCAGAGAGAGAATTGAACCGCTCGGAACGGGCTGCGATCCGAAAGCTGGTTACAGAGCTGTGCGCCAACTATGACTCTCAGGATAAGATCTGCCTTCCTTTGGACAGCTCTTGCTATATGCTGAATAAATGGTGGACCGGCGCTTATTGCAGGTACTTTGAAAAAGCGGTGCTGCCGGTGGATGCAGCACTGGAATCAACCATTACCGGCGAGGACACCTCCATGAGACAGAAAATATGCCCTGTGTGTGGAAAGGCGTATCTTCCTACAACTAGCCAGGCATATTGTTCTGATGCCTGCCGGATCTATGCAAGACGGAAATCCGAGCGGGAACGCAAACGTAGGAAGCGGCAAAACCAACCATGA
- the mobC gene encoding plasmid mobilization relaxosome protein MobC, whose product MKGGHNKKSVRVEFVMSEAEAELVKERMAELGITNLSAYLRKMAVDGYIIHLDMGDIQEMIRLLRICSNNLNQYTRRANETGSIYAADIEDIRTRLDSLWDGMDKLIRGFANIS is encoded by the coding sequence ATGAAGGGCGGGCATAACAAAAAATCTGTTCGCGTCGAATTTGTCATGTCCGAAGCGGAGGCCGAACTGGTAAAAGAACGCATGGCGGAACTTGGCATTACCAACCTGTCGGCATATCTGCGAAAGATGGCCGTAGACGGTTACATCATTCACCTTGATATGGGAGACATTCAGGAAATGATCCGACTTCTCCGCATTTGTTCCAATAACTTAAACCAATATACCAGACGGGCCAATGAGACCGGCAGTATTTATGCCGCAGATATAGAGGACATCCGCACCCGTCTGGACAGCCTTTGGGATGGCATGGACAAACTGATCCGGGGATTTGCAAACATTTCATAA